A region of Myxococcus stipitatus DSM 14675 DNA encodes the following proteins:
- a CDS encoding polysaccharide biosynthesis/export family protein: MRTLRLGLPLLLSGALSACFGSTPRPPPPAPTPAAEAGAARSGGGTLGPGDVVEVRVFQEPEHSGTWRLSPEGTIDYPLCGKVPLKGQTPSTAADSLRECLGRFVRRPQVSVLIREYNSQKVFVFGEVQKPGTFPVDGEMSIVQAITLAGGFTKLAAKNTTLVTRVVDGQERKIRVPVEDIGVGREKNFLLQPGDIVFVPESFF, encoded by the coding sequence ATGAGAACCCTTCGCCTTGGCCTGCCCCTGCTCCTGTCAGGAGCGTTGTCCGCGTGTTTCGGCTCGACGCCGCGGCCTCCGCCTCCCGCCCCGACTCCGGCCGCGGAAGCGGGAGCGGCGCGCTCCGGGGGAGGAACCCTGGGCCCGGGCGACGTGGTGGAGGTCCGCGTCTTCCAGGAGCCCGAGCACTCCGGAACCTGGCGCCTCTCCCCGGAAGGCACCATCGACTACCCGCTGTGCGGGAAGGTGCCGCTGAAGGGGCAGACGCCCAGCACGGCGGCGGACTCGCTGCGTGAGTGCCTGGGACGCTTCGTGCGCAGGCCCCAGGTGTCGGTGCTGATTCGTGAGTACAACTCGCAGAAGGTCTTCGTCTTCGGCGAGGTCCAGAAGCCGGGCACCTTCCCGGTGGATGGGGAGATGTCCATCGTCCAGGCCATCACCCTGGCGGGGGGCTTCACGAAGCTGGCGGCGAAGAACACCACGCTGGTGACGCGCGTGGTCGACGGACAGGAGCGCAAGATTCGCGTCCCCGTCGAGGACATTGGCGTGGGCCGGGAGAAGAACTTCCTCCTGCAGCCGGGCGACATCGTCTTCGTGCCGGAGAGCTTCTTCTAA
- a CDS encoding zinc-dependent metalloprotease — protein MFARSLVLAAGCIALAIGCAEPPPDETQETINNLVEAGFRSDDIMVVDGKVYVGRDAEVSLAASREMLKRDDHIHDGHTEEQYRTTNLINTSLTKICINGSTFTGNFSTALDLAIQNYDELPLTFSMARTPSTGCSFTINGVIQPGVVGGSAGFPSGGLPYGTINIGGGLSSYSVDVIEHVITHEIGHTIGFRHSDYYNRSISCGSGGDEGQAGVGAIHIPGTPTTAVVGGSLMNSCFRSNETGEFAASDLSALRTLYTPVQPSWTWCSKCQGMFYGGSTNSRCPAGGTHVNTGSYNYHMAHSIAPTAGWQGGWRWCNKCQGMFYGGNPSSVCPSGGSHDGSGSYDYHLHHSVGDSTDLQGNWRYCNKCQGMFYNAAGSVCPSGGAHFASASTSYNYSMIFR, from the coding sequence ATGTTTGCACGAAGTCTCGTCCTCGCCGCGGGATGTATTGCACTGGCCATCGGGTGTGCTGAGCCGCCGCCTGATGAAACGCAGGAAACCATCAACAATCTCGTCGAGGCCGGCTTCCGTTCCGACGACATCATGGTCGTCGACGGCAAGGTCTACGTCGGCCGCGACGCCGAAGTCTCTCTCGCCGCCTCCCGCGAGATGCTCAAGCGTGATGACCACATCCATGACGGCCACACCGAGGAGCAGTACCGCACCACCAACCTCATCAACACCTCGCTGACCAAGATCTGCATCAACGGCTCCACCTTCACCGGCAACTTCAGCACCGCGCTCGACCTCGCCATCCAGAACTACGATGAGCTGCCGCTCACGTTCTCCATGGCTCGCACCCCGAGCACCGGCTGCAGCTTCACCATCAACGGCGTCATCCAGCCTGGCGTCGTCGGTGGCTCCGCGGGCTTCCCCTCCGGCGGACTGCCTTACGGCACCATCAACATCGGCGGTGGCCTCTCCTCCTACAGCGTCGACGTCATCGAGCACGTCATCACCCACGAGATTGGCCACACCATCGGCTTCCGTCACTCCGACTACTACAACCGCTCCATCAGCTGCGGCTCCGGCGGCGACGAAGGCCAGGCCGGTGTCGGCGCCATCCACATCCCCGGCACGCCGACCACGGCCGTCGTCGGCGGCTCCCTCATGAACTCCTGCTTCCGCTCCAATGAGACGGGCGAGTTCGCCGCCAGCGACCTCTCCGCCCTGCGGACCCTGTACACGCCGGTGCAGCCCAGCTGGACCTGGTGCAGCAAGTGCCAGGGCATGTTCTACGGCGGCAGCACCAACTCCCGGTGTCCGGCGGGAGGCACGCACGTGAACACCGGCAGCTACAACTACCACATGGCGCACAGCATCGCCCCGACGGCGGGCTGGCAGGGTGGCTGGCGCTGGTGCAACAAGTGCCAGGGCATGTTCTACGGCGGCAACCCCTCCTCCGTCTGCCCTTCGGGTGGCAGCCACGACGGGAGCGGGAGCTACGACTACCACCTGCACCACTCCGTGGGAGACTCCACCGACCTGCAAGGCAACTGGCGCTACTGCAACAAGTGCCAGGGCATGTTCTACAACGCGGCGGGCTCCGTCTGCCCGTCCGGTGGGGCCCACTTCGCCAGCGCCAGCACCAGCTATAACTACAGCATGATCTTCCGCTGA
- a CDS encoding LGFP repeat-containing protein, with product MTSRLRHTSWRGAAASLALLCCVLQASPALAWKPIMHVYLAEQARLEALQRQGSVSLQRVDFWGQSITGDVGVFAMSPADYAAVRDYPAYYRAGVLGPDAYPDVLFGQTVIHPATNSRGPTGGADSWLRQLVLAANTPQERAFALGFVAHGVGDMFGHTMVNEYAGGPFVLGDNARKHLVVEGWVGHNTPPFDTALYTSRGDDPYRIDTQAVNGFIYEQFINARRSRDGSQKNVAWQLMETAPNTTLPGIFTRTRARLLDAQEEHFSKLTWLKERRRKEVRQCGQGNVFACGRALDLARRILKMQTLGRIRIEYNEAWVKDIDRGLRAWPATSTQVARALFMNPDRQMNTDLAKQHLTNYAFNHACSMAGAPDASCTVLSIVRAVLNIIAIPFDLLSALKEELLNYLVKKATGNDIPEWKEIFQAQATHVDLHLPRPSGTPSTSSELNGLMHLTSGKFDETRFAPAFNTVAGIKMSMISDRAPWVSALQQAGLTASQADWTLDWDFTGQIHLDYLTTFDGDNQWQGVESKFRDNLPGRPLRLAYVPSVFATFFMQQKGDTHDAPNRQWLQVLPPNRTLIEETGSPELGIYVLYGGIRFGIPSPEVFDQLGFRWEDVRKVQWGMFYRIPNSPVPITSLGAFLHGWNSKAPGSRYAEFQNGAVYSHVLYGVHGVMGPALQEWTKYGREHGALGYPTKTTFTEADGTQRTLFSGGNIACHESMGCRTKVGLDTQLVGDFRGLGRDQLMLINNSPYGGRIQVMDYGTTTLGGVIKYRETYEESAVFNAWHDNEDVLLSGDFMGLGRDQVMFINRNPGDRIMVADFGDTQPLAKIRYFMSAANATYLQGWLDANDLQYVGDFMGRGHDQVLFINRGSSGAKMMIVDFANGSATGEVVYLASAAGMFAGWLDADDEKHLAGDFLHLGHDQLMIFNQGGTGGRMGIYDFKSGSAGTLRYLENWNSPLGLLSSWVDAGDRRIAGDFAGLGYDQLLLANLDSPGGKMIIYDFKGALENNAQARYFLEGSSGFFEGWIDSDDFWFAGDFKGLGRTQGMFMNRGGIGGRLYIHSFQGGAPGQGLYRESWGESGMLDAWTD from the coding sequence ATGACTTCAAGACTTCGACACACTTCCTGGCGAGGGGCCGCCGCGTCGCTGGCCCTCCTGTGCTGCGTCCTCCAGGCCTCCCCTGCCCTGGCCTGGAAGCCCATCATGCACGTGTACCTGGCGGAGCAGGCCCGCCTGGAGGCCCTGCAACGACAGGGCTCCGTCAGCCTCCAGCGCGTGGACTTCTGGGGGCAGTCCATCACGGGTGACGTGGGCGTCTTCGCCATGAGCCCGGCGGACTATGCCGCGGTGCGCGACTACCCGGCGTACTACCGCGCGGGTGTCCTGGGCCCGGATGCCTACCCGGACGTCCTCTTCGGGCAGACGGTCATCCACCCCGCCACCAATTCGAGGGGCCCCACCGGAGGAGCGGACTCGTGGCTGCGCCAGCTCGTGTTGGCCGCCAACACTCCGCAGGAGCGGGCCTTCGCGCTCGGCTTCGTCGCCCATGGCGTGGGCGACATGTTCGGCCACACGATGGTCAACGAGTACGCGGGGGGACCGTTCGTCCTCGGTGACAACGCGCGCAAGCACCTCGTCGTCGAAGGCTGGGTGGGCCACAACACGCCCCCGTTCGACACCGCGCTGTACACCTCCCGCGGTGACGACCCGTACCGCATCGACACCCAGGCGGTGAATGGCTTCATCTACGAGCAGTTCATCAATGCCAGGCGCTCGCGGGATGGCAGCCAGAAGAACGTCGCCTGGCAGCTGATGGAGACCGCGCCGAACACCACCTTGCCGGGAATCTTCACCCGCACGCGCGCGAGACTGCTCGACGCGCAGGAAGAGCACTTCTCGAAGCTCACCTGGCTCAAGGAGCGGCGCCGGAAGGAAGTCAGACAGTGCGGCCAGGGCAACGTGTTCGCCTGCGGCCGGGCACTCGACCTCGCGCGGCGCATCCTCAAGATGCAGACCCTGGGGCGTATCCGGATTGAATACAACGAAGCCTGGGTGAAGGACATCGACCGGGGGCTTCGGGCCTGGCCCGCGACGAGCACCCAGGTGGCCCGGGCGCTCTTCATGAACCCGGACCGGCAGATGAACACGGACTTGGCCAAGCAGCACCTCACCAACTACGCCTTCAACCATGCCTGCTCGATGGCGGGCGCCCCGGATGCCAGCTGCACCGTGCTCTCCATCGTCCGGGCGGTCCTCAACATCATCGCCATTCCGTTCGACCTGCTCAGCGCGCTGAAGGAAGAGCTCCTCAACTATCTGGTGAAGAAGGCGACGGGGAACGACATCCCCGAGTGGAAGGAGATCTTCCAAGCCCAGGCCACCCACGTGGACCTGCACCTGCCCAGGCCCTCCGGCACGCCGTCCACCAGCTCGGAGCTCAACGGCCTCATGCACCTCACCTCGGGCAAGTTCGATGAGACTCGCTTCGCGCCCGCCTTCAACACCGTCGCGGGCATCAAGATGTCCATGATCAGCGACCGGGCCCCCTGGGTCAGCGCGCTCCAGCAGGCGGGCCTCACCGCCTCGCAGGCGGACTGGACGCTCGACTGGGACTTCACGGGGCAGATTCACCTGGACTACCTGACCACCTTCGACGGTGACAATCAGTGGCAGGGCGTGGAGAGCAAGTTCCGGGACAACCTGCCGGGCCGTCCGCTGCGCCTGGCGTATGTGCCCTCCGTCTTCGCCACCTTCTTCATGCAACAGAAGGGGGACACGCACGACGCCCCCAACCGGCAGTGGCTCCAGGTGTTGCCGCCCAACCGCACGCTCATCGAGGAGACCGGCAGCCCGGAGCTGGGCATCTACGTCCTCTACGGCGGCATCCGGTTCGGCATCCCGAGCCCCGAGGTCTTCGACCAGCTGGGCTTCCGGTGGGAGGACGTCCGGAAGGTCCAATGGGGCATGTTCTACCGGATTCCCAACTCACCCGTGCCCATCACGAGCCTGGGCGCGTTCCTCCACGGGTGGAACTCGAAGGCCCCGGGGAGCCGCTACGCGGAGTTCCAGAACGGCGCGGTGTATTCGCACGTCCTGTACGGTGTCCATGGCGTGATGGGACCCGCCCTCCAGGAGTGGACGAAGTACGGCCGGGAGCACGGCGCCCTGGGGTACCCCACGAAGACCACCTTCACCGAGGCGGACGGCACACAGCGCACGCTCTTCTCGGGCGGGAACATCGCCTGCCACGAGAGCATGGGCTGCCGCACGAAGGTGGGGCTGGATACCCAGCTCGTGGGTGACTTCCGCGGCCTGGGCCGGGACCAGCTCATGCTCATCAACAACTCCCCCTATGGGGGCCGTATCCAGGTCATGGACTACGGGACCACCACCCTCGGGGGCGTCATCAAGTACCGGGAGACGTACGAGGAGAGCGCGGTCTTCAATGCCTGGCATGACAACGAGGACGTGCTGCTCTCGGGTGACTTCATGGGGCTGGGCCGCGACCAGGTGATGTTCATCAACCGGAACCCCGGAGACCGCATCATGGTCGCCGACTTCGGTGATACGCAGCCGCTGGCGAAGATCCGCTACTTCATGTCCGCCGCGAACGCCACCTATCTCCAGGGCTGGCTGGACGCCAATGACTTGCAGTACGTGGGTGACTTCATGGGGCGGGGCCATGACCAGGTCCTGTTCATCAATCGGGGCTCCTCGGGCGCCAAGATGATGATTGTCGACTTCGCCAACGGCAGCGCGACGGGCGAGGTTGTCTACCTGGCGAGTGCGGCTGGAATGTTCGCGGGCTGGCTCGACGCCGATGATGAAAAGCACCTGGCGGGTGACTTCCTGCACCTGGGCCATGACCAGTTGATGATCTTCAACCAGGGAGGCACCGGAGGCCGGATGGGTATCTACGACTTCAAGAGTGGATCCGCTGGCACCCTGCGCTACCTCGAGAACTGGAACAGCCCGCTGGGCTTGCTGTCCAGCTGGGTGGACGCGGGTGACCGGCGAATCGCGGGTGACTTCGCGGGCCTGGGGTACGACCAGTTGCTGCTCGCCAACCTGGATTCTCCTGGCGGCAAGATGATCATCTACGACTTCAAGGGGGCGCTCGAGAACAACGCCCAGGCGAGGTACTTCCTGGAAGGCTCCTCGGGCTTCTTCGAGGGATGGATCGACTCGGACGACTTCTGGTTCGCGGGTGACTTCAAGGGCCTGGGCCGCACCCAGGGCATGTTCATGAACCGCGGTGGGATTGGAGGCCGGCTGTACATCCACAGCTTCCAGGGCGGTGCTCCGGGCCAGGGGCTCTACCGCGAGAGCTGGGGCGAGTCCGGCATGCTGGACGCCTGGACGGACTGA
- a CDS encoding winged helix-turn-helix transcriptional regulator — protein sequence MVRRSTPRDCGLHAALSVIGGKWKSPILCELHHGPTRFAELKRRVFGISEKVLFEQLRELEATGVVHRTVLDPEPPKVVEYSLTPTGMALTEAVRTLVEWGRAHASHVRGFPEPIDSK from the coding sequence ATGGTGAGGAGATCGACCCCTCGGGACTGTGGACTTCACGCGGCGCTGTCGGTCATCGGCGGCAAGTGGAAGTCGCCGATCCTGTGTGAGCTGCATCACGGCCCTACCCGCTTCGCGGAGCTCAAGCGCCGGGTCTTCGGTATCAGCGAGAAAGTCCTGTTCGAGCAACTCCGTGAGCTCGAAGCCACCGGAGTGGTCCACCGGACGGTGCTCGACCCGGAACCGCCCAAGGTCGTGGAGTACTCCCTCACACCCACGGGGATGGCACTCACCGAGGCCGTGCGGACCTTGGTGGAGTGGGGACGGGCTCACGCCTCGCACGTAAGGGGTTTCCCTGAGCCCATCGACTCGAAATGA